The Corallococcus soli genome includes a window with the following:
- a CDS encoding class I SAM-dependent methyltransferase has protein sequence MERRTDWYEHPEYYEAIFGTDTVREADFLQALSQRYGTGGNQWLEPACGAGRLVEEAARRGLRVAGYDLSDAMLAHARKRLTPAERRRVKLSRARMEDFFDPGLEGCVDLAHTLVSTFRYLDSEKATVEHLTGTRRLLKPDGLYVLGFHLTDYARPGPEHERWVGQVGPDKVVCNTHEGLPERRLRRSPMRNRLRVTGPGKDWLIETTWYFRTYDEPQAKRLFRKAGLRVVATFTFDYDLEAPVGRGSNRLDRVFVLQPDTATP, from the coding sequence ATGGAACGACGCACGGACTGGTACGAGCACCCGGAGTACTACGAGGCCATCTTCGGCACGGACACCGTGCGCGAGGCGGACTTCCTCCAGGCGCTGAGCCAGCGCTACGGCACCGGCGGCAACCAGTGGCTGGAGCCCGCATGCGGCGCGGGCCGCCTGGTGGAGGAGGCCGCGCGCCGGGGCCTGCGCGTCGCGGGCTACGACTTGTCGGACGCCATGCTCGCGCACGCGCGCAAGCGCCTCACCCCCGCCGAGCGCCGCCGCGTGAAGCTGTCACGGGCGCGCATGGAGGACTTCTTCGACCCCGGGCTGGAAGGCTGTGTGGACCTGGCCCACACCCTGGTCTCCACCTTCCGCTACCTGGACAGCGAGAAGGCCACGGTGGAGCACCTCACCGGCACGCGGCGGCTGCTCAAGCCGGACGGCCTCTACGTGCTGGGCTTCCACCTCACCGACTACGCGCGCCCGGGGCCGGAGCACGAGCGCTGGGTGGGCCAGGTGGGCCCGGACAAGGTCGTCTGCAACACCCACGAGGGCCTGCCGGAGAGGCGCCTGCGCCGCTCGCCCATGCGCAACCGGCTGCGCGTCACCGGTCCCGGCAAGGACTGGCTCATCGAGACGACGTGGTACTTCCGCACCTACGACGAGCCCCAGGCGAAGCGCCTGTTCCGCAAGGCGGGCCTGCGCGTCGTGGCCACGTTCACCTTCGACTACGACCTGGAAGCGCCGGTGGGGCGCGGCAGCAACCGGTTGGATCGCGTCTTCGTGCTCCAGCCGGACACCGCCACGCCCTGA
- a CDS encoding ZIP family metal transporter, giving the protein MSPVVAEVFLYSCIVVMSALAGAAVVVLNEKSTRLVTFLAFAAGVMFGAAFFHMLPEAYEGGGWWAFALVPLGFLFVLVLERYLVAHACEEPPDCAEHVHGRALGLSAFLGLSTHTLFDGIALGSSVKEGVGAMALLAITAHKIPSSLSLASILQAEGKKRGTILAYTALYGLMVPVGALLYFGFDAVLRFESLAPKALAFSAGTFLYIAVSDLLPHVNKHGRDKPGRNLVALAAGLLVMFVLARVLGHTEH; this is encoded by the coding sequence ATGTCGCCGGTCGTGGCTGAAGTCTTCCTTTATTCCTGCATCGTCGTGATGAGCGCGCTGGCCGGCGCGGCGGTGGTCGTCCTCAATGAGAAGTCCACGCGGCTGGTGACGTTCCTGGCCTTCGCGGCGGGCGTCATGTTCGGCGCGGCCTTCTTCCACATGCTCCCGGAGGCGTACGAGGGCGGCGGCTGGTGGGCCTTCGCGCTCGTGCCGCTGGGCTTCCTCTTCGTGCTGGTGCTGGAGCGCTACCTCGTCGCGCACGCCTGCGAGGAGCCGCCGGACTGCGCGGAGCACGTCCACGGCCGCGCGCTGGGCCTGAGCGCGTTCCTGGGCCTGTCCACGCACACGCTCTTCGACGGCATCGCGCTGGGCTCCTCCGTGAAGGAGGGCGTGGGCGCCATGGCGCTGCTGGCCATCACCGCGCACAAGATTCCCTCGTCGCTGTCGCTCGCGTCCATCCTCCAGGCGGAGGGCAAGAAGCGCGGCACCATCCTGGCGTACACGGCGCTGTACGGCCTGATGGTGCCGGTGGGCGCGCTGCTCTACTTCGGCTTCGACGCGGTGCTGCGCTTCGAATCGCTGGCGCCCAAGGCGCTGGCCTTCTCCGCAGGCACCTTCCTCTACATCGCCGTGTCGGACCTGCTGCCGCACGTGAACAAGCACGGGCGGGACAAGCCCGGACGCAACCTGGTGGCACTGGCAGCCGGGTTGCTGGTGATGTTCGTGCTGGCGCGCGTCCTCGGGCACACGGAGCACTGA
- a CDS encoding trimeric intracellular cation channel family protein, with protein MEASPAPGTQARGDGREARLLLGFDFAGTFVFAVEGAIAAIAGGLDPLGILVLSFTTALGGGILRDLLIGAIPPNAIRDPRYALVAFGGGATVLLLHRFVSFVPPALLVTLDAAGLSLFAIAGARKALDFGLRPLMAILMAAITGAGGGTVRDLFLAHVPTVLRADIYAVAALSGALVMVVGQRLGLPSRTMAFVGGAACFALRVISVWRGWNLPHLSGMGRG; from the coding sequence ATGGAAGCCTCGCCGGCACCGGGGACGCAGGCGCGCGGGGATGGCCGCGAGGCGCGGCTGCTCCTGGGCTTCGACTTCGCCGGCACCTTCGTCTTCGCGGTGGAGGGCGCCATCGCCGCCATCGCGGGCGGGTTGGATCCGCTGGGCATCCTGGTGCTGTCGTTCACCACGGCGCTGGGCGGCGGCATCCTCCGCGACCTGCTCATCGGCGCCATTCCGCCCAACGCCATCCGCGACCCGCGCTATGCCCTGGTCGCCTTCGGGGGCGGCGCGACGGTGCTGCTCCTCCACCGCTTCGTGAGCTTCGTGCCGCCCGCGCTCCTCGTCACGCTGGACGCGGCCGGGCTGTCCCTGTTCGCCATCGCCGGGGCGCGCAAGGCGCTGGACTTCGGCCTGCGCCCGCTCATGGCCATCCTCATGGCCGCCATCACCGGCGCGGGCGGCGGCACCGTGCGCGACCTCTTCCTGGCCCACGTCCCCACCGTGCTGCGCGCGGACATCTACGCGGTGGCGGCGCTGTCCGGGGCGCTCGTCATGGTGGTGGGCCAGCGGCTGGGGCTGCCCTCCCGGACCATGGCCTTCGTGGGGGGCGCGGCCTGCTTCGCCCTGCGCGTCATCAGCGTCTGGCGCGGCTGGAACCTGCCCCACCTCTCCGGCATGGGGAGGGGATGA